The sequence AAAATATATCGTGGGGTATGCCCCTACGGAGATCGAAACGGCGTTGAAAGAGGCGGCTCTGTTAAAGTAAGAGCTTTTTAGAAACGGCGTGTAAAAATAAAAGTTTTGATATATGATAATGGCGGCGGATGCGATATCTGCCGCCGTTATTTTTTAAAGCCTTCAAGAAAGCCGGTGGTTTTTTATGAAGAATCTTAAATTTTCTTTCGGCGCTGCAATGGGCGCTTCGAGGACAGATATTGAGACGCTTAAGAACGATTATGCCTCTTGTGCGGCAGAGGCGCAGCGATGGCTTGCGGATGTGCCGTTTGACGCGCCGGGCCACGGATGGATGGCGCTGCCGGACCTTGACTGCGATGCGGCAAAGGAGGCGGCGGAGTGGCTGCGCGGCTACGACTGCGTGGTGCAGGCCGGCATCGGAGGCTCCGCGCTCGGCAATCTGATGCTCAATCAGGCGCTGCTTGATCAGTATTATAACGAGACGCAAAGCGCGCCTAAATATTATCTGGCCGACAACCCAGACCCTGATAAGACGCGTTCTATCTGGGAGCGCGTGAAGGGCAAACGCACGGCGCTGGTGGGCGTCAGCAAATCGGGCGCTACGGCGGAGACTATGACGCAGTTTTTGTGGCTGAGGAGCCGGATGTTGGAAAACGGCGCGACCGACGGCGATATTCTTGTGATAACCGACCCAAACGGCGGTATCTTCCGCGCCTTTGCGAACGCGTCGGGCTGCCGCTCGCTTGAACTTCCGGCCTCCGTTGGTGGACGTTACTCCGTGCTCTGCGCGGCGGGGCTGGCCGCGGCGGCCGCGCTTGGCATCGACGTCGACGCGCTGCTTTCCGGCGCCGCCTCGATGAAAAAATTCCTGATGAATGAGCGTTCCTTTGATAAAAATCCGGCGATGCAGCTTGCGGCGCTCCATCTTTATCACGAAGAGGCGGGACGTCCTATGTCGGTGATGATGCCCTATTCAAGCAAGATGGCCTATTTCGCGGAATGGTACGCGCAGCTTTGGGCGGAGAGCCTTGGCAAGGACGGACGCGGCACGACGCCGGTGCGGGCGTTGGGCACTATAGACCAGCACTCGCAGGTTCAGCTTTACGCCGCCGGGCCTGACGATAAATTTTACACATTCATATCTCTCTACGATCACGGGCCGGAGGTCAATGTGCCCGACGCTGCGTGCGAGGCGCTCGCTCCGCTCGCCTATCTGAACGGACAGGGGATAGGCGCTATGCTGAACCTGGAGGCGCAGAGCACGGCCGCGGCCATCGCAAAGGCTGGACGCCCTCTCGTATGGATAGAGATGGAACGGCTGGACGCGAGGACGCTTGGTTCGCTTGTTTTCTTCTATGAGTATCTGACGGCGCTCACCGGGCGCATGATGGGCGTCGACCCGTTCGACCAGCCTGGCGTTGAGCAGGGCAAAAGATATACTTACGGCCTCATGGGGCGCTCCGGTTTTGAAGAAGACGCCGGCGAGGTGGCGCGCTATTTTGAGCAAATAAAGAAAATTACAGTTTGCGCCCAAACGCAAAAATAATGCTACAATAATTAGGCAATATAAATTTTTACGGAGGTGTTTGAAGTTGAGCAAAGAAAGGTTTCTTATTTCGTCAGAATCAGTGACGGAGGGGCATCCAGACAAACTCGCAGATCAAATTTCCGATGCTGTGCTAGACGCCATCCTTGAAGCGGACCCTATGGGACGCGTCGCATGTGAGACTCTCGTAACGACCGGGCTTGTTGTCGTGGCCGGCGAGATAAGCACGACATGCTACGTCGATATCCCAAAGATTGCGCGCAAGACAGTTAAAGACATAGGCTACACAAGGGCAAAATACGGTTTTGACGGAGACACCTGTTCCGTCGTCACGACGATTGACGAGCAGTCCGGCGACATCGCTATGGGAGTCAACAAGGCTAAGGAATCTAAAGAGCTTTCCGACGACGAGATAGATCAAATCGGCGCCGGAGACCAGGGGCTGATGGTGGGCTATGCCTGCAATGAGACCGAAGAGCTGATGCCACTGCCCATATCGCTCGCCCATAAGCTCACGCGCCGCCTCACCGAGGTGCGCAAGAACAAGACGCTGCCCTATCTGCGTCCAGACGGCAAGAGCCAGGTTACGGTAGAATACGCCGACGGAAAGCCCGTCCGCGTCGACACGGTGGTCATCAGCACGCAGCATCACCCTGCCGTCGACCACCAGCAGATTGAGGCCGACATAATCGAGCACGTCATCAAGCCGGTCATTCCGGCGGAGCTGATCACCTCAAAGCCGACCTTCCTCGTCAACCCGACGGGACGCTTCGTCATCGGCGGCCCCCAGGCGGACAGCGGGCTTACCGGACGCAAGATAATCGTCGATACCTACGGCGGAGCCGTGCCTCACGGCGGCGGCGCTTTCTCTGGCAAGGACCCGACCAAGGTGGACCGTTCCGGCGCGTATATGGCGCGTTACGCCGCGAAGAACGTCGTTGCGGCGGGGCTTGCCGACGCGTGCCAGATACAGGTGGCCTACGCCATCGGAGTTGCGAAGCCGGTTTCGATAATGGTAGAGACTTTCGGCACGGGAAAGATACACGACGAGGAGATCACAAAACTCCTCCGCGAGTATTTCGACTTCCGTCCCGCGGCTATAATCCGCGACCTCGACCTGCGCAAGCCGCAGTACAGGCGCATCGCGGCCTACGGACACATGGGCCGCACCGATCTTTCGCCGATGCCGGCGTGGGAACGCACAGACAAGGCCGAGCTGCTGAAAAAGGCGGCGGAGCGTTTCGCGTAAATAAGAATAAATCTTGGGGGCGGCGCATAATGCCGCCCCCATTTTGAGCCTTTGTGTGAATGTTGACCTGCCATCAGGCGCAGCAAGCGCTTTTTTCCTCTCTCCTGCATATCCTCTTCCCGCAGCATTGTCCGGTCTGTGGACGCCTTGGCGTTCCATTTTGCGCGGAATGCCTGACGTCATCTCACGGTGCGGCGCTGCCGCCGTTTTGTTCGGAATGCGGAGGGGCTTTCGGCGTGGAATGCTGTTACGGCAGCGCGCCTTGCTACGCCGCGGCGACGCACGACGGGGCTGCTAGGCTTTTGATGCTGAGCCTGAAGTACGGCAACAACAGAAAGCTGGGAGGCCCGGTCGGCGCGGAGATGGCGCGCGTTCTGCCGCAGGTCGAAGCCGACTGCATAGTTCCGCTCCCGCTGCATAAAGGAAGCGCCAGGGGGTATAATCAGACGGAGCTGATGGCGCGCGCCATTTCTTTAGCGAGGAATATACCGCTTGAGGCCTCCGCGCTTCAATGGAAAGAGGGCGCGGACAGCCAGACGCACAAAAACGCAAGAGAAAGGCGAGCGCTTTCGTTTTCATCATTTACGGCGCAGGCCGCGCTTGCGGGCCGTTCCGTTATTCTTGTGGACGACGTCTATACGACGGGAGCCACTGTGCGCGCCGCGAAGTTCGCGCTTGAACGAGCTGGCGCCGTGGTTGCGGCTGTATTTTTGTGGACGCGAAGGGTTCGAGGACACGAAGACCCGCGCAGTTGGCCCGAGCCTGATTCGGATTTTGCGCGGGAATAGATATTTTGCTTTTATTTCACATCGTTTTATACAGAAACGCCGAGGGGGATTACAGATGCTTCGCAGAATTGGAGTTTTGACCAGCGGGGGCGACGCGCCGGGTATGAATGCAGCTATTCGCGCCGTGACGCGCACCGCGCTCTTTCACGGGCTTGAGGTGGTTGGTGTGCGAAGGGGCTACGAGGGGCTGCTTGACGGCGATTTTACGCCGCTGACAAAAAGTTCGGTGGGCGGGATACTCCTGCACGGCGGCACCATTCTTCGCACGGCGCGCTGCCCCGCCTTTTTGAGGCCGGAGGGTGTGAACGCCGGCGTGTCGAGGCTCAGGGAAAACGACATCGACGCACTTGTGGTAATAGGCGGCGACGGCTCTTTCCGTGGAGCTAAGGAGCTTCACGACCGCGGCGTGACGGTGATTGGCGTGCCCGGCACTATCGACAATGACATGGCCGGAACGGACTGCACCATTGGTTTTGACACGGCCTGCAACACGGCGCTTGAGTGTATCAGCAAGCTGCGCGACACGGCTTCTAGCCACGACAGGATGTTCATCGTAGAGGTGATGGGGCGGCACGCGGGCTTTCTCGCGCTTGAAACTGGGGTAGCCGCCGGAGCAGAGTATGTGCTGATACCGGAGATCCCTGTAGACATCGACGCGCTGTGCGCCAAGATACATTACGCGCGCGAACGCGGAAAGACTCATTCAATAATAGTTTTGGCCGAAGGCGTCATGTCCGCGCAGCAGCTAGCCGACAAGATAAAGGGCGGCTGCGACTACGACCCGAGGATAGTCGTGCTGGGCCATTTGCAGCGCGGCGGCGCGCCCTCTTGTTTTGATACCGTGCTTGCGTCGCGTCTTG is a genomic window of Cloacibacillus sp. containing:
- a CDS encoding glucose-6-phosphate isomerase → MKNLKFSFGAAMGASRTDIETLKNDYASCAAEAQRWLADVPFDAPGHGWMALPDLDCDAAKEAAEWLRGYDCVVQAGIGGSALGNLMLNQALLDQYYNETQSAPKYYLADNPDPDKTRSIWERVKGKRTALVGVSKSGATAETMTQFLWLRSRMLENGATDGDILVITDPNGGIFRAFANASGCRSLELPASVGGRYSVLCAAGLAAAAALGIDVDALLSGAASMKKFLMNERSFDKNPAMQLAALHLYHEEAGRPMSVMMPYSSKMAYFAEWYAQLWAESLGKDGRGTTPVRALGTIDQHSQVQLYAAGPDDKFYTFISLYDHGPEVNVPDAACEALAPLAYLNGQGIGAMLNLEAQSTAAAIAKAGRPLVWIEMERLDARTLGSLVFFYEYLTALTGRMMGVDPFDQPGVEQGKRYTYGLMGRSGFEEDAGEVARYFEQIKKITVCAQTQK
- the metK gene encoding methionine adenosyltransferase yields the protein MSKERFLISSESVTEGHPDKLADQISDAVLDAILEADPMGRVACETLVTTGLVVVAGEISTTCYVDIPKIARKTVKDIGYTRAKYGFDGDTCSVVTTIDEQSGDIAMGVNKAKESKELSDDEIDQIGAGDQGLMVGYACNETEELMPLPISLAHKLTRRLTEVRKNKTLPYLRPDGKSQVTVEYADGKPVRVDTVVISTQHHPAVDHQQIEADIIEHVIKPVIPAELITSKPTFLVNPTGRFVIGGPQADSGLTGRKIIVDTYGGAVPHGGGAFSGKDPTKVDRSGAYMARYAAKNVVAAGLADACQIQVAYAIGVAKPVSIMVETFGTGKIHDEEITKLLREYFDFRPAAIIRDLDLRKPQYRRIAAYGHMGRTDLSPMPAWERTDKAELLKKAAERFA
- a CDS encoding phosphoribosyltransferase family protein, encoding MECCYGSAPCYAAATHDGAARLLMLSLKYGNNRKLGGPVGAEMARVLPQVEADCIVPLPLHKGSARGYNQTELMARAISLARNIPLEASALQWKEGADSQTHKNARERRALSFSSFTAQAALAGRSVILVDDVYTTGATVRAAKFALERAGAVVAAVFLWTRRVRGHEDPRSWPEPDSDFARE
- the pfkA gene encoding 6-phosphofructokinase: MLRRIGVLTSGGDAPGMNAAIRAVTRTALFHGLEVVGVRRGYEGLLDGDFTPLTKSSVGGILLHGGTILRTARCPAFLRPEGVNAGVSRLRENDIDALVVIGGDGSFRGAKELHDRGVTVIGVPGTIDNDMAGTDCTIGFDTACNTALECISKLRDTASSHDRMFIVEVMGRHAGFLALETGVAAGAEYVLIPEIPVDIDALCAKIHYARERGKTHSIIVLAEGVMSAQQLADKIKGGCDYDPRIVVLGHLQRGGAPSCFDTVLASRLGAAAVESLIAGSDGMMVGRVKGDIVTMPLEFAWEAKHGLDPDMLRLVETLSI